A genomic region of Pseudopipra pipra isolate bDixPip1 chromosome W, bDixPip1.hap1, whole genome shotgun sequence contains the following coding sequences:
- the LOC135406291 gene encoding G2/M phase-specific E3 ubiquitin-protein ligase-like, with product MLDFIPSCAPSAEVLMAHFAGIWPSWGSESPSGWCPSAWLTTQGVQVLCCSRACPSSPGPALFRESRVQLPAGVGNGTGGRQGHPAAARCQGRGRSSVFPFPIRESSEEDINAFVEFGERHRHCDANECLFPGGRQEAQEGGPWELLLCSSCAAEGTHRACSGLRASITSWECDSCAGLGTASRDDLGLAGFSVARQSELEPSDSSREPETISPNTGSLALPGLSPSSSALETVSPSTSAHSENNSGRQHRAQNPQLRSRSPLDRSHVPAPSPGRRRPTQRQSGTSCRRNRSRLQRQEPCASTKSWEAQVQAETLRDIPQAKPLPPATSDPKSIRPVQKSP from the exons ATGTTGGACTTTATTCCCTCCTGTGCCCCATCTGCAGAAGTCTTGATGGCACATTTCGCAGGGATATGGCCATCATGGGGATCCGAATCCCCTTCAGGTTGGTGTCCTTCTGCCTGGCTCACAACACAGGGGGTGCAAGTGCTGTGCTGTTCCAGGGCCTGCCCCAGcagtcctggccctgccctgttCCGTGAGTCCCGGGTTCAGCTTCCCGCAGGAGTTGGAAATGGCacagggggaaggcagggacaccctgcagcTGCGCGatgccagggcagagggaggtcatcagttttcccttttcccatcaGAGAGTCATCAGAGGaggacattaatgctttcgtcgagttcggagagagacacaggcactgtgatgccaatgagtgcctttttccaggaggcaggcaggaggcacaagagggggg gccctgggaactgctcctgtgctcctcctgtgctgccgagggcacccacagagcctgctctggcCTGAGGGCCAGCATAaccagctgggaatgtgatagctgtgctggtctgggcacag cctctcGAGATGACTTGGGGCTTGCTGGTTTCAGcgtggccagacagtcagaactggagccttctgacagctccagggaacctgagaccatcagccccaacacaggcagcctggcgctaccagggctgtctcccagttcttcagcactggagaccgtcagccccagcacCAGCGCCCACTCCGAAAACAACTCCGGCCGGCAACATCGGGCCCAAAATCCACAGCTTCGGTCCAGAAGTCCCctggacaggagccatgtgccagcaccaagtcctgggaggcgcaggcccacGCAGAGACAATCAGGGACATCCtgcaggcgaaaccgctcccgcctgcaac gacaggagccatgtgccagcaccaagtcctgggaggcgcaggtccaggcagagacactcaggGACATcccgcaggcgaaaccgctcccgcctgcaacgtcagaccccaaatccatccggccggtgcagaagtccccatga
- the LOC135406101 gene encoding PHD finger protein 7-like produces the protein MVTMGIRIPFRLVSFCLAHNTGGASAVLFQGLPQQSWPCPFPPPSWEGINVFTELGERHRHCDARECLFPGGRQEAEEEGPWELLWCSSCAAEGTHRPCSGLRDSISSWEWDGCAGLGTAPMEEPELDSPSLSTQSGLEPSHEPKTISPSTGDEQPQH, from the exons ATGGTCACCATGGGGATCCGAATCCCCTTCAGGTTGGTGTCCTTCTGCCTGGCTCACAACACAGGGGGTGCAAGTGCTGTGCTGTTCCAGGGCCTGCCCCAGcagtcctggccctgcccttTTCC gCCACCATCATGGGAGGGCATTAATGTATTCACTGAGCtaggagagagacacaggcactgtgatgcccgtgagtgcctttttccaggaggcaggcaggaggcagaggaggaggg GCCCTGGGAATTGCTCtggtgctcctcctgtgctgctgagggcacCCACAGACCCTGCTCTGGCCTGAGGGACAGCATAAgcagctgggaatgggatggctgtgctggtctgggcacag CCCCCATGGAAGAGCCTGAGCTTGACAGCCCCAGCCTGTCCACACAGTCAGGCTTGGAGCCTTCCCATGAACCCAAGACcatcagccccagcactg GAgatgagcagccccagcactga